One window of the Acinetobacter equi genome contains the following:
- a CDS encoding bile acid:sodium symporter family protein yields MSVLFKFTQFVQKTFALWVIFFSGLALYSPESFIWLKAYITWMLGIVMFGMGMTMTLNDFKSVFQTPKAVAIGVIAQFLVMPGLAFLLCKIFSLPAEIAIGVILVGCCPGGTASNVITYMAKGNTALSVACTSVSTILAPLLTPAIFYVLASQWIEIDAFSMLKSILQVVLFPIILGLIVRSILKQKVNHYIQVMPLISVIAIVAIVAAIIAGSKAQILESGLLILGVVILHNGLGLLLGYWAGRFFHLSEPDCKAISIEVGMQNSGLGVALAAVHFAMSPITAVPSAIFSLWHNISGATLATYWAMKAKPKK; encoded by the coding sequence ATGTCTGTTCTTTTTAAATTTACCCAGTTTGTTCAAAAAACATTTGCGCTTTGGGTCATCTTTTTTTCAGGGCTCGCATTATATAGCCCTGAATCTTTTATTTGGTTAAAAGCTTATATTACGTGGATGCTTGGCATCGTCATGTTTGGTATGGGCATGACCATGACATTGAATGACTTTAAAAGTGTTTTTCAAACCCCTAAAGCGGTTGCGATAGGTGTTATTGCACAATTTCTTGTTATGCCTGGTTTAGCATTTCTTTTGTGTAAAATTTTTAGTTTACCTGCGGAAATTGCAATTGGTGTCATTTTAGTGGGATGTTGTCCAGGTGGAACGGCTTCAAATGTTATTACTTATATGGCAAAGGGTAATACAGCATTGTCAGTTGCTTGTACCTCCGTTTCAACAATTTTAGCTCCATTACTTACACCTGCTATTTTTTATGTATTGGCAAGTCAATGGATTGAGATCGATGCATTTTCAATGTTGAAATCTATTCTACAAGTTGTGTTATTTCCTATTATTTTAGGTTTGATCGTAAGATCTATTTTAAAACAAAAAGTGAATCATTATATTCAGGTGATGCCTTTAATTTCTGTAATTGCAATTGTTGCGATTGTTGCAGCAATTATTGCAGGTAGTAAGGCTCAAATTTTGGAATCAGGGTTGCTCATTTTAGGCGTTGTTATACTGCATAATGGTTTAGGCTTATTATTAGGCTATTGGGCAGGTCGCTTTTTCCATTTATCAGAGCCAGATTGCAAGGCAATTTCTATAGAAGTGGGTATGCAAAATTCTGGTCTTGGCGTTGCTTTAGCTGCAGTACATTTTGCAATGTCACCGATTACGGCAGTACCGAGTGCAATTTTTAGTTTATGGCACAATATTTCTGGAGCAACACTTGCAACGTAT